In Triticum urartu cultivar G1812 chromosome 6, Tu2.1, whole genome shotgun sequence, the following proteins share a genomic window:
- the LOC125513056 gene encoding uncharacterized protein LOC125513056 isoform X2, whose translation MGNSRPGGAPPTTSGNVARSNAEAATEAPRLRPHGGPGAPGPGSPGRSTPLPGGRERGSTGANVMTPSCDRQQNRAVEEAPLGASSAVKKSSVPNSLSRGSDINSGSRMDAEEQVMGEQASNGDAGSSSKKRKKRMDARSYIKRFKTGVRVGASDIVVASPDRMGKENTASGHVADSNTAILCEGSRLIEKSKGHSSHAAFKVSNSPISGLHETSDTRVDQCSTPLSEVQPHKPTDVQNIAVESSLPAKARDPRTGLARQSFPSPSSLQSVPIPIPHEEIKSTVGDGEPITVPKENSASGHLKVTQSDGTDGNSNICAACGRGTPGTFRSCGGKGCKSRYHMSCLDQYLSLGNWFCTSCTKKRLQFGLHYIVDGIESVWDVKEAEGMQTSKQYFVKYKNLAHVHNRWIPEGDIKVMPGGPDLLSLFNKRNHTEKTIWKEEWTKPHRLLRKRLLVPPKLADDFFCADDFFCSTGVNYTYCTLEWLVKWRGLGYDHATWELETSSCLCTPEADELKKNYENRREAAKQSSVPQKTKVKQSSFQKLERLPDGCHPDFDNDHLCSINHLREYWHKSHGAVLVDEKEYVMKTVLFTMSVLPDISQPFLIVTTPGSLSLWEVQFNKLAPFINVVVYDGGKDELKLIRDLEFYESGSRSMLQVLLSHPDAILEDIEPIAHIGWEAVIVDCYEKSALQYLEQLKEIPTDFRMLLVSSQIKDNLPEHVKLLAFLNSGEQENGDRVDTAETLMMLEGNFKSHIAYERQADSLKILEHWVPAYISQLQLQIYCSILLSNSSVLQSQMKSDKALYDIIMSLSKCCDDPYLVDESLRPPVNNHDHTDPIVTRVQACGKLLLLQKMLEAIRNKRLRVIILFQSGVAGGSSVGDTLETVVRHKFGPESYERVEFRGSFSKKAVALNKFNDKTKGRFVFLIETSACLPSIELSSVDAIIIYNSDRNPLNDQNALEKIKIEAQLRHPSIFRLYTPFTMEEKWLVLAKQGMLIDKDITHSISHSLISWGASCLFSRLDELKHDNCASKSSERDNFMNKVISEFLGKLATNIVGSTKIACTSISEANMSGKFYSRNITLIGEKEEMRALDGDPSNFWSNLLDGKSPGWSYISEPPQSSHMIVQNLEERAKDPAEEASQSRRKRRKVGEITGPSSKSSPDNNHDDMLPENCSTSSPALQPLDDTQQKLGVEKRMSTPKNLHIQLKKELSKLITALQLPDDVRAMAEQLFEYFLKNHLVVTEPVSILHAIIISLCWHAASVLKYKINCGESIALAGKSLNCECNEELASFIYGRLRFPEEKNPNRAIETSINGQPVSVEDTQISWEETSTNLRNNHMLQSKEMDHGNLTSTGPQEVSSSAEHMIPEVQEPIQDTHGECHVSNDELPNMIVEKRTELVDNNHDNFTNGAPQVISSGAEQMISEVQEPVQEIHRECHLPNDERPNMTVEKRTELVDSNHDNFTNGAPQVVSSGADHMISEEQEPVQETHRECHLSKDNLPNMIVEKRMELIDNVFSLREKNILCKQQLEISGLDTYTQNNVIRLKEVCILVLKHIRRSHIDEVTRSDKMQLTVQWFTMLMCAFLDHMRLQHNKLEAVQSDRWLVERHLKKNLQQVAKSGQLDQDFDRHIALPDSNFVMEEFIHFKEQSGEYHIVESSVPDNQQPLDDGLLMEIALVRNEVLSGAISTQAMENEPVATSVNSGEGPASEAVDFPGNCILSSDGMGVQRAGCSSSTIPANDDSVGQESSIGDCRNTGHVEAENIANPDQVHLESPVSPATLPVSTEFETQTCQSSMHVEQSPEAQQSTSMKDQPAEKRACIVGPEAAMQDQSAEAERAGTLGAISAQVLPSEMQSSSTSTRGVPFVSGLQSSSVHQSVVPSLEPHAGVELPGTVTPHAIQPPASMPAEQSTSLPAQQSLATLRHPPAEAEPAGILATEAACDLQPEVQLSTSMQDQPADSLVRGFNANNDDTVDTDQVHLASPVSPATLPVSTEFETQTCQSSMHVEQSVSVPAQQSLATCQSSIYQVCLLNKSCDLQPEVQQSTSMQDQPAEKRACIAGPEAAMQDQPAEAERAGTLGAISAQVLPLEMQSSSTSMRGVPFVSGLQSPSVHQSVVPSLDPHAGVELSGTVTPHAIQPPASMPVEQSTSLPAQQSLATLRHPPAEAEPAGILATEVACDLQPEARLSTSMQDQPAEGACILGATAARGSQPEVQPSTSLDSHGRGESTDTLGVVTAPDMQSEIQPSALMQDQPVAAEGACVLGTTVAQDLQPELQTATTVQHDPLERTRSEERRQAGFEPNTAASPEHDLQSEIQPSASMRDRPAGAEGAGMVGSTAAQDLQPERQLSTTVQHIPTGPEQPTQLPPVTPLVFNNPIISDEPLRNELEKIIHWSTLLDKGHDDKRSQLQAERNQEIEKINRKYDSLLQQEDSAHRLKRTQLNGIYQKVYVSKSLAENFRRQFTPSVASHGRLMNPVMEQLPESSSSAARIAASPSVIPSPSPGVAAHSSAEPSVRPPPVALPSSSRTVQSQSAMPGNLSGEISSSAMPGNLSGAISPPFVPAPSLHASHGPAGPQLRPVQPQSVPPSILYRTMPPAIPTPRPQGSYGPAGAAAQQLRAPSPHLQHLRMRPPYVIPTDHHQQQQLPTIIGVPAGGQFATESLRPTFPFPQPGAVLASMTPAGSAHQPVLPSASGSSPATPSYLLPPGRHLDPVWTPNPALTFAQVQQQASYLNMALGGSSSSTSAGPAAPGSQQHAGGAQLPVVLNHPGLEPSPPPNSNPYMPARFGVEPDSSSGGPSNAAGPSAEVVCLSDDEA comes from the exons ATGGGGAACAGCCGGCCCGGAGGGGCGCCTCCGACAACCAGTGGGAACGTGGCGAGGAGCAACGCGGAGGCCGCGACGGAAGCTCCCCGCTTGCGGCCACACGGAGGGCCAGGCGCGCCGGGTCCGGGGAGCCCAGGTCGGAGCACACCCCTTCCTGGTGGTCGGGAGAGGGGTTCCACGGGGGCAAATGTGATGACACCGTCTTGTGACAGGCAGCAGAACAGAGCGGTGGAGGAAGCGCCGCTCGGAGCGTCGAGCGCGGTTAAGAAGAGCAGTGTGCCCAATTCTCTGTCAAGGGGTTCAGACATAAACTCTGGCTCTAGGATGGATGCAGAGGAGCAAGTGATGGGTGAGCAAGCAAGCAACGGGGACGCTGGCTCTTCCTCGAAGAAGCGGAAAAAAAGAATGGATGCAAGAAGCTACATCAAGAGATTCAAGACTGGCGTAAGAGTGGGTGCCTCAG ATATAGTTGTTGCTTCCCCTGACAGGATGGGCAAGGAGAATACTGCAAGTGGGCATGTGGCAGACAGCAACACTGCTATCCTGTGTGAAGGTAGCAGGTTGATTGAAAAAAGCAAGGGACATTCAAGCCATGCTGCCTTCAAAGTTTCTAACAGTCCTATTTCTGGTTTACATGAAACTTCAGACACAAGAGTTGACCAATGTTCTACACCATTGTCAGAG GTACAGCCACATAAACCTACCGACGTGCAAAATATAGCGGTTGAAAGCAGTCTTCCAGCAAAGGCTAGAGATCCACGCACTGGCCTTGCAAG GCAAAGCTTTCCATCACCATCATCATTGCAAAGTGTACCAATACCTATTCCTCATGAAGAG ATTAAGAGCACAGTTGGAGATGGTGAACCTATTACTGTTCCAAAAGAAAATTCAGCTTCAGGACATCTCAAGGTGACCCAATCTGATGGAACAGATGGTAACTCCAACATATGTGCTGCTTGTGGTCGTGGAACCCCAGGAACTTTTAG GTCTTGTGGTGGAAAAGGTTGCAAAAGTAGGTACCATATGTCTTGTCTGGATCAATATTTGTCCCTTGGGAATTGGTTCTGTACCAGCTGTACAAAAAAGAGGTTGCAGTTTGGCTTACATTATATTGTTGATGGGATAGAGTCTGTGTGGGATGTCAAGGAGGCTGAGG GAATGCAAACTAGCAAGCAGTATTTTGTCAAGTATAAAAATCTGGCACATGTCCATAACCGTTGGATTCCAGAAGGTGATATTAAGGTCATGCCTGGAGGTCCTGATCTTCTTTCCTTGTTTAACAAGAGGAATCATACTGAAAAG ACAATTTGGAAGGAGGAATGGACTAAGCCACATCGCCTGTTGAGGAAGAGGCTACTTGTGCCCCCCAAATTGGCTGATGATTTCTTCTGCGCTGATGATTTCTTTTGCTCAACTGGTGTCAATTATACATATTGTACTCTTGAATGGTTAGTGAAATGGAGGGGTCTTGGCTATGATCATGCAACATGGGAACTAGAGACTTCATCCTGTTTATGTACGCCGGAAGCTGACGAACTTAAAAAGAACTACGAGAACCGCCGTGAAGCTGCAAAACAATCATCTGTTCCCCAAAAAACAAAG GTTAAGCAAAGCTCATTCCAGAAACTTGAGAGATTGCCAGATGGGTGCCATCCTGATTTTGACAATGATCACTTGTGTTCAATCAATCACCTTCGAGAGTACTGGCACAAATCTCATGGTGCTGTTCTTGTCGATGAGAAG GAGTATGTAATGAAGACCGTGTTATTCACAATGTCTGTATTACCTGACATCAGCCAACCTTTTCTAATTGTCACAACCCCTGGTTCTCTGTCCTTATGGGAGGTTCAGTTCAATAAGTTGGCACCATTTATCAATGTTGTTGTGTATGACGGGGGGAAAGATGAGCTGAAATTAATTCGAGATTTGGAATTCTATGAGAGTGGAAGCCGCAGTATGTTACAGGTTCTCTTATCCCATCCTGATGCTATCCTAGAG GATATTGAACCTATAGCACACATTGGTTGGGAAGCAGTCATAGTTGATTGTTATGAAAAGTCAGCTCTACAGTATCTCGAACAACTGAAGGAAATTCCCACTGACTTCAGAATGTTGCTTGTGAGCTCCCAAATTAAG GATAATCTTCCCGAGCACGTGAAACTTCTAGCATTCCTTAATTCTGGAGAGCAAGAAAATGGCGATCGCGTTGATACTGCTGAGACCCTTATGATGCTGGAAGGAAACTTCAAAAGTCATATTGCATATGAGCGTCAAGCAGATTCTTTAAAAATATTGGAGCACTGGGTTCCTGCTTACATTTCACAACTGCAGCTGCAGATATATTGTTCCATACTGCTTTCAAACTCATCTGTCCTCCAGTCGCAGATGAAAAGTGATAAAGCTCTTTATGACATTATTATGTCTCTCTCAAAG TGCTGTGATGACCCTTACCTTGTTGATGAATCCCTGCGACCTCCTGTCAACAATCATGATCACACTGATCCTATAGTTACGAGAGTGCAAGCATGTGGCAAGCTACTGCTTCTTCAAAAAATGCTTGAAGCAATAAGGAACAAGAGGCTAAGAGTTATTATTCTTTTTCAA TCTGGTGTAGCAGGTGGAAGCTCAGTGGGTGATACATTGGAAACTGTTGTGCGTCACAAATTTGGCCCGGAGTCATATGAACGTGTTGAATTTCGTGGATCATTCTCAAAGAAAGCAGTGGCACTTAATAAGTTCAATGACAAGACTAAGGGGAGATTTGTTTTTCTGATTGAAACAAGTGCATGCCTCCCAAGTATTGAGCTGTCATCTGTCGATGCCATTATTATATATAATAGTGACCGGAACCCACTAAATGATCAAAATGCTCTTGAAAAAATCAAAATAGAGGCACAACTTAGGCATCCAAGTATTTTTCGCTTATACACTCCTTTCACAATGGAGGAGAAGTGGCTTGTGCTTGCAAAACAGGGGATGCTAATTGATAAGGATATAACACACAGCATAAGCCATTCCTTGATTAGTTGGGGTGCATCATGTCTCTTCTCTAGACTTGATGAGCTTAAGCATGACAACTGTGCAAGTAAAAGCTCTGAAAGAGACAACTTTATGAATAAAGTAATTTCAGAGTTCTTGGGAAAATTAGCCACAAATATTGTAGGCAGCACCAAAATTGCCTGCACATCCATATCGGAAGCCAATATGAGCGGGAAATTTTACTCAAGAAACATTACTCTAATTGGTGAAAAAGAGGAAATGCGTGCATTGGATGGAGATCCATCTAATTTCTGGTCAAATTTACTGGATGGAAAATCCCCTGGTTGGAGCTATATATCTGAGCCACCACAATCAAGCCATATGATCGTACAGAACTTGGAAGAACGAGCCAAGGATCCTGCTGAAGAAGCCAGTCAAAGCAGAAGGAAGCGTAGAAAGGTTGGCGAAATCACAGGTCCATCTTCAAAAAGTTCACCTGACAACAATCATGATGATATGTTGCCTGAAAACTGTTCTACATCGAGTCCTGCTCTTCAACCTCTTGATGACACACAACAAAAATTAG GGGTTGAAAAGCGAATGAGCACACCCAAGAATCTTCACATCCAACTTAAGAAAGAGCTATCAAAATTAATTACGGCCCTACAATTGCCG GATGATGTAAGAGCTATGGCTGAACAGTTGTTTGAGTATTTTTTGAAGAATCATCTTGTTGTTACAGAGCCAGTGAGCATACTGCACGCAATCATCATATCCTTG TGTTGGCATGCTGCTTCTGTTCTTAAGTATAAGATAAATTGTGGAGAGTCGATTGCCCTTGCTGGAAAAAGCTTGAACTGTGAGTGCAATGAAGAGCTTGCATCATTCATCTATGGAAGATTAAGGTTCCCAGAGGAAAAAAATCCAAATAGAGCAATTGAAACTAGCATCAATGGTCAACCAGTGTCAGTAGAGGACACCCAAATCTCATGGGAGGAGACCTCTACCAACTTGAGAAACAACCACATGCTCCAAAGTAAGGAAATGGATCATGGTAATTTGACGAGTACTGGACCACAAGAGGTTTCATCTAGTGCTGAGCATATGATCCCAGAGGTGCAGGAACCTATCCAGGACACTCATGGAGAATGTCATGTGTCAAATGATGAGCTTCCTAACATGATTGTGGAGAAAAGAACAGAGTTAGTTGACAACAATCACGACAATTTCACAAATGGTGCACCACAAGTGATCTCATCTGGTGCTGAGCAGATGATCTCAGAAGTGCAGGAACCTGTACAAGAAATTCACAGAGAATGTCATTTGCCAAATGATGAGCGTCCTAACATGACTGTGGAGAAAAGAACAGAGTTAGTTGACAGCAATCATGACAATTTCACAAATGGTGCACCACAAGTGGTCTCATCTGGTGCTGATCACATGATCTCAGAGGAGCAGGAACCTGTTCAAGAAACTCACAGAGAATGTCATTTGTCAAAGGATAACCTTCCTAACATGATCGTGGAGAAAAGAATGGAGTTAATTGACAATGTTTTCTCCTTGAGAGAAAAGAATATCCTTTGTAAACAACAGCTTGAGATCTCAGGTTTAGACACATACACACAGAACAACGTTATCAGACTGAAAGAAGTGTGCATTTTAGTTCTGAAGCATATTCGTAGAAGTCACATTGATGAAGTGACCAGGAGTGACAAAATGCAGCTAACTGTTCAGTGGTTCACTATGCTTATGTGTGCATTTTTGGACCACATGAGGCTCCAGCATAACAAACTCGAGGCAGTGCAATCTGATAGGTGGCTCGTAGAGCgacatctgaagaagaatctccAGCAGGTAGCAAAATCAGGCCAATTAGATCAAGACTTTGATCGGCATATTGCTCTACCAGATTCAAACTTTGTTATGGAAGAATTCATCCATTTTAAGGAGCAGAGTGGTGAGTATCATATTGTTGAAAGTTCTGTGCCAGATAACCAGCAGCCATTAGATGATGGATTGTTAATGGAAATTGCATTAGTACGAAATGAAGTTCTGTCAGGGGCCATATCTACACAGGCAATGGAAAATGAGCCAGTTGCAACTTCCGTGAACTCAGGTGAAGGACCAGCATCAGAAGCTGTTGATTTTCCAGGAAACTGCATCCTTAGTTCTGATGGCATGGGTGTACAAAGAGCTGGTTGTTCATCAAGTACTATTCCTGCAAATGATGATTCAGTTGGTCAG GAATCTTCAATTGGTGACTGTAGAAATACTGGACATGTTGAGGCCGAAAATATTGCTAATCCAG ATCAAGTCCACTTGGAGTCACCAGTTAGTCCAGCTACCTTACCAGTGTCTACTGAATTTGAAACTCAGACTTGCCAATCAAGTATGCATGTGGAACAAAGT CCTGAAGCGCAACAGTCAACCTCAATGAAAGATCAACCTGCAGAAAAACGAGCATGTATTGTGGGTCCTGAGGCAGCAATGCAGGATCAGTCAGCAGAGGCTGAGCGAGCAGGTACCTTGGGTGCCATATCAGCTCAGGTTTTGCCGTCTGAAATGCAATCATCATCAACCTCAACGCGGGGCGTTCCTTTTGTGTCTGGTCTGCAAAGTTCGTCTGTCCATCAAAGTGTAGTACCTTCACTGGAACCACATGCAGGAGTAGAGTTACCGGGCACGGTGACACCTCATGCTATACAACCACCAGCCTCAATGCCTGCGGAACAGAGTACGAGTCTGCCTGCCCAACAAAGCTTAGCAACATTGCGTCATCCACCAGCAGAAGCAGAACCAGCAGGTATTCTGGCCACAGAGGCAGCTTGTGATTTGCAGCCTGAAGTCCAACTGTCAACCTCAATGCAGGATCAACCTGCAGATTCTCTTGTTAGGGGATTTAATGCAAACAACGATGACACTGTTGATACAGATCAAGTCCACTTGGCGTCACCAGTTAGCCCAGCTACCCTACCAGTGTCTACTGAATTTGAAACTCAGACTTGCCAATCAAGTATGCATGTGGAACAAAGTGTAAGTGTACCCGCCCAACAAAGTTTAGCAACTTGCCAATCAAGTATCTATCAAGTATGTCTCCTGAACAAATCTTGCGATTTGCAGCCTGAAGTGCAACAGTCAACCTCAATGCAAGATCAACCTGCAGAAAAACGAGCATGTATCGCGGGTCCCGAGGCAGCAATGCAGGATCAGCCAGCAGAGGCAGAGCGAGCAGGTACCTTGGGTGCCATATCAGCTCAGGTTTTGCCGCTTGAAATGCAATCATCATCAACCTCAATGCGGGGCGTTCCCTTTGTGTCTGGTCTGCAGAGTCCGTCTGTCCATCAAAGTGTAGTACCTTCACTGGATCCACATGCAGGAGTAGAGTTATCCGGCACTGTGACACCTCATGCTATACAACCACCAGCCTCAATGCCTGTGGAACAGAGTACCAGTCTGCCTGCCCAACAAAGCTTAGCAACATTGCGTCATCCACCAGCAGAAGCAGAACCAGCAGGTATTCTGGCCACAGAGGTAGCTTGCGATTTGCAGCCTGAAGCCCGACTGTCAACCTCAATGCAGGATCAACCTGCAGAAGGAGCATGTATATTGGGCGCCACTGCTGCTCGAGGTTCGCAGCCTGAAGTGCAACCATCAACCTCATTGGATTCACATGGCAGAGGAGAATCAACAGATACGTTGGGTGTGGTGACAGCTCCTGATATGCAATCGGAAATACAACCATCAGCCTTGATGCAGGATCAACCTGTGGCAGCAGAAGGAGCATGTGTTCTAGGCACGACAGTAGCCCAGGATTTGCAGCCTGAACTGCAAACAGCAACCACAGTTCAGCATGACCCACTTGAAAGAACACGCTCTGAAGAAAGGAGACAAGCTGGTTTTGAACCAAACACAGCAGCCAGTCCTGAGCATGATCTGCAGTCTGAAATACAGCCATCAGCCTCAATGCGTGATCGACCTGCAGGAGCAGAAGGAGCAGGTATGGTAGGCAGTACGGCAGCCCAGGATTTGCAGCCTGAACGGCAATTATCAACCACAGTTCAGCATATCCCTACCGGTCCTGAGCAGCCTACCCAACTCCCTCCAGTCACGCCATTAGTGTTTAATAATCCAATCATTAGTGATGAACCGCTGAGAAATGAGTTGGAAAAAATAATTCATTGGAGCACTTTGCTTGATAAAGGCCATGACGATAAG AGATCACAACTTCAGGCAGAGCGCAACCAAGAAATAGAGAAGATAAACAGGAAGTATGACTCGTTACTTCAACAAGAAGATTCCGCTCATCGTCTGAAGCGGACTCAGTTGAATGGTATCTACCAGAAAGTTTACGTGAGCAAATCACTAGCTGAGAATTTCCGACGCCAGTTCACACCATCTGTTGCATCTCATG GGAGATTGATGAACCCTGTAATGGAGCAGCTTCCGGAGTCTTCTTCTTCAGCGGCTCGGATCGCAGCATCGCCGTCGGTTATCCCATCACCATCCCCCGGAGTGGCAGCGCACAGTTCAGCAGAACCCTCCGTCCGCCCTCCGCCGGTGGCTCTACCATCCTCATCACGGACCGTCCAGTCACAGTCAGCCATGCCTGGCAATCTCTCTGGAGAAATATCATCGTCAGCCATGCCTGGCAATCTCTCTGGAGCAATATCACCACCTTTTGTTCCAGCGCCTTCGCTACATGCAAGCCACGGACCCGCCGGACCACAGCTGCGCCCTGTCCAGCCACAATCAGTTCCACCCAGCATTCTCTACAGAACAATGCCACCTGCTATTCCGACACCTCGGCCACAGGGCAGCTACGGGCCCGCTGGAGCAGCAGCACAGCAGCTGCGTGCGCCCTCTCCTCATCTGCAGCACCTCAGGATGCGCCCGCCATATGTCATCCCCACAGACcaccaccagcagcagcagcttcCTACCATCATAGGGGTTCCAGCGGGTGGGCAGTTTGCCACGGAGAGCCTAAGGCCGACGTTTCCGTTTCCGCAGCCAGGCGCCGTGCTAGCCTCCATGACTCCAGCAGGCTCGGCTCACCAGCCAGTGCTGCCGTCAGCGTCAGGCTCAAGCCCGGCTACCCCGTCATACCTTTTGCCACCTGGCCGGCATCTAGACCCCGTCTGGACGCCGAACCCCGCTCTCACGTTTGCCCAGGTCCAGCAGCAGGCATCGTATCTGAACATGGCCTtgggcggcagcagcagcagcacctCAGCAGGTCCGGCGGCGCCAGGAAGCCAGCAGCACGCCGGCGGCGCTCAGCTACCTGTCGTCCTCAACCATCCAGGCCTGGAACCGTCACCGCCGCCGAACAGCAACCCGTACATGCCGGCCAGGTTCGGCGTGGAGCCTGACAGCAGCAGTGGCGGCCCCAGCAACGCAGCAGGGCCGAGCGCGGAGGTTGTGTGCCTGTCCGACGACGAAGCCTAG